One genomic region from Phragmites australis chromosome 1, lpPhrAust1.1, whole genome shotgun sequence encodes:
- the LOC133912797 gene encoding oxygen-evolving enhancer protein 1, chloroplastic, protein MAASLQAAATLMQPAKIGGRASASLPSRTSSHVARAFGVDTGAVRITCSLQSDIREVANKCVDAAKLAGFALATSALLVSGASAEGSPKRLTYDEIQSKTYMEVKGTGTANQCPTIDGGVDSFPFKSGRYNMKKFCLEPTSFTVKAEGIAKNAPPEFQKTKLMTRLTYTLDEIEGPLEVNSDGNIKFEEKDGIDYAAVTVQLPGGERVPFLFTVKQLVATGKPESFGGSFLVPSYRGSSFLDPKGRGGSTGYDNAVALPAGGRGDEEELVKENIKNAASSTGNITLSVTKSNPETGEVIGVFESVQPSDTDLGAKVPKDVKIQGVWYAQLESN, encoded by the exons ATGGCAGCGTCACTCCAAGCCGCGGCCACCCTGATGCAGCCGGCCAAGATCGGCGGTCGGGCCTCCGCCTCGCTGCCGTCCCGCACGTCGTCGCACGTCGCCAGGGCGTTCGGCGTCGACACCGGCGCGGTCAGGATCACGTGCTCTCTGCAGTCCGACATCCGGGAGGTCGCGAACAAGTGCGTCGATGCCGCCAAGCTTGCCGGCTTCGCGCTGGCCACCTCGGCGCTCCTCGTCTCG GGCGCGAGCGCGGAGGGCTCGCCCAAGAGGCTGACCTACGACGAGATCCAGAGCAAGACGTACATGGAGGTGAAGGGGACCGGTACGGCGAACCAGTGCCCGACCATCGACGGCGGCGTCGACTCTTTCCCCTTCAAGTCCGGTAGGTACAACATGAAGAAGTTCTGCCTGGAGCCGACGTCCTTCACCGTCAAGGCCGAGGGCATCGCCAAGAACGCCCCGCCCGAGTTCCAGAAGACCAAGCTCATGACCCGCCTCACCTACACCCTCGACGAGATCGAGGGGCCGCTGGAGGTCAACTCCGACGGCAACATCAAGTTCGAGGAGAAGGACGGCATCGACTATGCCGCCGTCACCGTGCAGCTCCCGGGAGGCGAGCGCGTGCCGTTCCTCTTCACCGTCAAGCAGCTCGTCGCCACAGGCAAGCCGGAGAGCTTCGGCGGGTCCTTCCTCGTGCCGAGCTACCGTGGGTCGTCCTTTCTGGACCCCAAGGGCCGTGGTGGCTCCACTGGGTATGACAACGCGGTGGCTTTGCCCGCCGGAGGCAGAGGAGACGAAGAGGAGCTCGTCAAGGAGAACATCAAGAACGCTGCGTCGTCGACGGGCAACATCACCTTAAGCGTGACCAAGAGCAACCCGGAGACCGGCGAGGTCATCGGCGTCTTCGAGAGCGTGCAGCCGTCGGACACCGACCTTGGGGCCAAGGTGCCCAAGGATGTCAAGATCCAGGGGGTCTGGTACGCGCAGCTCGAATCTAACTAG